In Oryctolagus cuniculus chromosome X, mOryCun1.1, whole genome shotgun sequence, a single window of DNA contains:
- the LPAR4 gene encoding lysophosphatidic acid receptor 4, with protein MGDRRFIDFQFQDLNSSLRPRLGNATANNTCMVDDSFKYNLNGAVYSVVFILGLITNSASLFVFCFRMKMRSETAIFITNLALSDLLFVCTLPFKIFYNFNRHWPFGDTLCKISGTAFLTNIYGSMLFLTCISVDRFLAIVYPFRSRTIRTRRNSAIVCAGVWILVLSGGISASLFSTTNVNNATTTCFEGFSKRVWKTYLSKITIFIEVVGFIIPLILNVSCSSVVLRTLRKPATLSQIGTNKKKVLKMITVHMAVFVVCFVPYNSVLFLYALVRSQAITNCLLERFAKIMYPITLCLATLNCCFDPFIYYFTLESFQKSFYINTHIRMESLFKTETPLTTKPSLPAIQEEVSDQTTNNGGELMLESTF; from the coding sequence ATGGGTGACAGAAGATTCATTGACTTCCAATTCCAAGATTTAAATTCAAGCCTCAGACCCAGGTTGGGCAATGCTACTGCCAATAATACTTGCATGGTTGATGATTCCTTCAAGTATAATCTGAATGGTGCTGTCTACAGTGTTGTATTCATCCTGGGTCTGATTACCAACAGTGCCTCTCTGTTTGTCTTCTGCTTCCGCATGAAAATGAGAAGTGAGACTGCTATTTTCATCACAAATCTGGCCCTCTCTGATTTGCTCTTTGTctgtactctacctttcaaaatattttacaacttCAATCGCCACTGGCCTTTTGGTGACACCCTCTGCAAGATTTCTGGGACTGCATTTCTCACCAACATCTATGGGAGCATGCTATTCCTCACCTGTATTAGTGTGGATCGTTTCCTGGCCATTGTCTATCCCTTCCGATCTCGCACCATTAGGACCAGGCGGAATTCTGCCATTGTGTGTGCTGGAGTCTGGATCTTAGTCCTCAGTGGTGGTATTTCAGCCTCTTTGTTCTCTACGACTAATGTCAACAACGCAACCACCACCTGCTTTGAGGGATTCTCCAAACGTGTCTGGAAGACTTACCTGTCCAAGATCACCATATTTATTGAAGTTGTTGGGTTCATCATTCCTCTGATATTGAATGTCTCTTGCTCTTCTGTGGTGCTGAGAACTCTCCGCAAGCCTGCTACACTGTCTCAAATTGggactaataaaaaaaaagtgctgaagATGATCACGGTGCACATGGCAGTCTTTGTGGTATGCTTTGTACCTTACAACTCTGTTCTCTTCCTATATGCCCTGGTGCGCTCCCAGGCCATTACTAATTGCTTGTTGGAAAGATTTGCAAAGATCATGTACCCAATCACTTTGTGCCTTGCAACTCTGAACTGTTGCTTTGACCCTTTCATCTATTATTTCACCCTTGAGTCCTTTCAGAAATCCTTCTACATCAATACCCATATCAGGATGGAGTCACTGTTTAAGACTGAAACACCTCTGACCACAAAGCCTTCGCTTCCAGCTATTCAAGAGGAAGTGAGTGATCAAACAACAAATAATGGTGGTGAACTAATGCTAGAATCCACCTTCTAG